The following are encoded in a window of Vespa crabro chromosome 2, iyVesCrab1.2, whole genome shotgun sequence genomic DNA:
- the LOC124422235 gene encoding intersectin-1 isoform X8, translating to MANTQTPGMDPWMIQPRERTKYQEQFDSLRPINGIITGEQAKGLLLRSQLPSVVLGQIWALSDTDADGKMDINEFCIACKLITLKLRGFEIPKTLPPSLIQSLKSVSTTGNNAIGLTNGAATIPTQNNIASLVNLGGTGGVSVQPLVGMVPVSTPPARPLIGPPSNGTTGRPATPASPMTLPGTNFATATNVPPPPKPAPPSFPNSPVAAMSPAKVLPTAATAIIPPIQSIQQMQPMTTSAIDLLDLDLSEGAPAVAPIAPLNTNPTPIAAFGMGQTMPMQPLCTGMVAPMTGGSTIIPSIAPMATGTGVVVSTSPVVGLPLVSSTTSGVPPVNGTTVHTPVSTCTPLSTTARPPSIDRVGSVDSQHSQHSVGSPQSIEWAVPHQTKLKYTQLFNTWDRTRSGFLSGPQARNIMVQSQLPQSILARIWSLADMDSDGRLGCDEFVLAMHLCDLAKAGEQIPNTLPLELIPPTFRRQRQGSLTQSQGSIESVDPSAGMPQTSFEDKRKENFEKGQAELERRRKALLEIQRKEQEERERKEREEAEKQEKIKMEQERRRQAEIEKQMLRQKEIEQEKEEQRKRAHEQREAARKEMERQRHLEWEKQKSQELQAQRQKEQDVLLKLKAKNQTLTIELGTLNDKVKELSQKICDTRVGVSSVKTTIDGMRSTRDSQLQEMTALKNKLREQNQRLLALSQEKARIEAKNKLNAAQDTAGQEAIKMAFDNKQITLKQMKDKIADLQQQIDAKMSDIENNNGQLEDIKTQMKNLVADCKKLYVTFEDKKTKILELRASIGTGVATDYTTSAWGDSAWGDTGTTINDNDWPVNDTAIITNITEKPNAEVMKYRALYEFVARNQDEISFQPGDIILVPPVQNAEPGWMAGEIRGHTGWFPESYVEPIDSNASTDSTFMQQDSMEKRTLEGIAEVPENVSDAGSLGGEAPTVETIVPTLGLGVVCNIQATALYQYRPTTEQHLSLDKGDAINVIEQQNDWWYGELSNGSKGWFPKSYVKETTTNGKDLIASVDDGLNEYYVALYQYASTETGDLSFNQGEVILVIKKEGDWWTGCIGDKTGIFPSNYVEKCDAPTQDIPLSTNAIEQNTTLITNAIESQEDKTVTTTQTPSQLEKTAEQLEDERAAAEDKAELPDFTAMSAQQYHKRGRKPEIVQVIAPYQATSAEQLDLQRGQLIMIRKKTDSGWWEGELQARGKKRQIGWFPASYVKPLTSSSNRSTPVSHGYQDSPTDPNVERVMALYPYQAQNEDELTFEKGDVITVLAKDEATWWKGELNGVSGVFPSNYVSPMSSKLTTELLMARLDPMERKRQEYIKELITTEQAYIEDMRLVHEVFEKPLIESLVLTLDEVDKIFVNWRDIIACNDNFLRTLRIRRENSEGGIVRMIGDILCENIPRMSAYIRFCSCQISAAVYLQRLTETLPEFVEVAHACQQDPRTKGMPLSSFLIKPMQRITKYPLIINKILEHTPHDHPDRQYLQEALAKAEEFCTQVNEGVREKENSDRLEWLQNHVVCDGLEEPLVFNSLTNSLGPRKLLHYGILHKAKSGKELVSFLTNDFLLFAQPTKSLPSGQQFSFERNEHQRFKMYRKPIFLNELSLLSDLDTSGSGSGSINGFEISDNTSKTLRLRDSKKPIILVVPSASECSLWMKRITEARKTFMENEKTRLQRQRSKQAQFGACGRILVTVFEGSNLKAPSGKCNTFCKVSMGSQEERTSVVSGTDCPLWDTSMQFQVKDLLEDTLCITVFDKGYYSPDEFLGRAEIKVVDIMRDSKDSCGPILQRFRLREVERGDVILKLDLRLFGSR from the exons ATGGCAAATACTCAAACTCCGG GTATGGATCCCTGGATGATTCAACCAAGAGAACGGACTAAATATCAAGAACAATTTGATTCTTTAAGGCCAATCAATGGGATTATTACTGGGGAACAAGCTAAAGGTCTTCTCTTAAGATCGCAACTTCCTTCTGTTGTTCTTGGACAAATATG ggCACTATCGGATACGGATGCAGATGGAAAGATGGACATAAATGAGTTTTGCATTGCTTGTAAATTGATCACTCTAAAACTACGAGGATTTGAAATTCCTAAAACATTACCTCCATCTCTTATTCAAAGTTTAAAATCTGTTTCCACCA CAGGCAATAATGCAATTGGCTTAACTAATGGTGCAGCTACTATACCAACCCAAAATAACATTGCTTCCCTAGTTAATTTGGGTGGCACTGGAGGTGTATCAGTGCAACCATTAGTCGGCATGGTACCAGTTAGTACTCCTCCGGCACGTCCTTTGATAGGTCCGCCATCCAATGGAACAACAGGACGTCCAGCTACACCTGCATCACCCATGACTTTACCAG GAACTAATTTTGCAACTGCCACAAATGTTCCACCACCACCAAAGCCAGCACCACCTTCATTTCCAAATAGTCCAGTTGCTGCAATGTCTCCAGCCAAAGTTCTACCGACTGCTGCTACAGCTATTATACCTCCTATTCAATCAATTCAACAAATGCAGCCAATGACGACTTCTGCTATAG attTACTCGATCTTGATTTATCAGAAG GTGCCCCAGCAGTAGCTCCAATTGCACCTTTAAATACGAATCCAACACCAATTGCTGCCTTTGGTATGGGACAAACAATGCCAATGCAACCACTCTGTACTGGCATGGTTGCTCCAATGACAGGAGGGAGTACTATTATACCATCCATTGCTCCAATGGCTACtg GTACAGGTGTTGTTGTATCGACATCTCCAGTTGTAGGTCTGCCATTAGTATCTTCAACAACAAGTGGTGTGCCACCAGTAAATGGTACAACTGTTCATACACCAGTATCCACATGTACACCATTAAGTACAACTGCTAGACCACCAAGTATAGATAGAGTGGGTTCTGTAGATTCTCAGCATAGTCAACATTCAGTTGGATCTCCACAATCTATAGAATGGGCTGTACCTCatcaaacaaaattaaaatatactcAATTATTTAATACCTGGGATAGGACAAGATCTGGATTTTTGTCTGGGCCTCAAGCCAGGAACATAATGGTGCAGTCACAATTACCTCAATCAATACTAGCACGTATAtg gTCATTAGCAGATATGGATTCCGATGGTCGCTTAGGTTGTGACGAATTTGTATTGGCAATGCATTTATGTGATTTAGCTAAAGCAGGTGAACAAATTCCCAATACTCTTCCATTGGAACTTATTCCTCCCACATTTAGACGACAACGTCAAGGTAGCTTGACACAATCACAAGGTTCTATAGAAAGTGTCGATCCATCTGCTGGTATGCCACAG ACTTCATTTGAAGACAAACGAAAGGAGAACTTTGAAAAAGGACAAGCAGAACTAGAACGTAGACGTAAAGCTCTTTTAGAAATTCAGCGAAAAGAACAAGAGGAACGTgaacgaaaagagagggaagaagcagaaaaacaagaaaagattaa aaTGGAGCAAGAAAGACGTCGACAAGCGGAAATTGAGAAACAAATGTTAAGGCAAAAAGAAATCGaacaagaaaaggaagaacaacGAAAACGTGCTCATGAACAGAGAGAAGCTGCAAGAAa agaaaTGGAGAGACAAAGACACTTAGAATGGGAAAAACAGAAATCGCAGGAACTTCAAGCACagagacaaaaagaacaaGATGTTTTACTTAAATTAAAAGCAAAGAACCAAACTTTAACTATAGAGCTTGGAACATTG AATGATAAAGTGAAAGAATTATCGCAAAAGATTTGTGATACTCGGGTTGGTGTCTCAAGTGTAAAAACAACAATCGATGGAATGAGATCAACTCGCGATTCACAATTGCAAGAAATGACagcgttaaaaaataaacttcGTGAACAAAATCAAAGGTTACTAGCACTTAGTCAAGAAAAAGCAAGAATAGAAGCAAAGAATAAACTAAATGCTGCTCAAGATACTGCAGGACAGGAAGCAATAAAAATGGCAttcgataataaacaaataactCTCAAgcaaatgaaagataaaattgcCGATTTGCAACAACAG ATTGATGCTAAAATGTctgatatagaaaataataatggtcaacttgaagatataaaaacgcaaatgaaaaatttagtagcagattgtaaaaaattatacgttACATTTGAGgacaagaaaacaaaaattttagaACTTAGAGCAAGTATTGGAACAGGTGTTGCAACAGATTATACAACATCAGCATGGGGTGACAGTGCTTGGGGCGACACTGGAACTACGATTAATGACAATGATTGGCCTGTCAACGATACCGctattattacgaatataacaGAAAAGCCTAATGCGGAAGTTATGAAATACAGAGCATTATATGAATTTGTAGCAAGGAATCAAGACGAAATATCATTTCAACCTGGTGATATTATTTTG GTACCACCTGTTCAAAATGCAGAACCTGGATGGATGGCTGGTGAAATACGTGGTCATACTGGTTGGTTCCCGGAATCGTATGTCGAACCAATAGATTCTAATGCTAGTACTGACAGCACATTTATGCAGCAGGATAGCATGGAAAAACGAACATTAGA AGGTATTGCTGAAGTTCCCGAAAATGTATCTGATGCAGGATCTCTCGGTGGTGAAGCTCCTACAGTTGAAACTATAGTACCAACCTTAGGATTAGGTGTTGTCTGTAATATACAAGCAACTGCTTTATATCAGTATCGTCCTACTACAGAACAACATCTTTCTTTAGATAAAGGAGATGCTATTAATGTCATTGAGCAACAG aatgATTGGTGGTATGGTGAATTAAGTAATGGAAGTAAAGGTTGGTTCCCTAAATCGTATGTGAAAGAAACTACCACTAATGGTAAAGATCTTATTGCTTCTGTGGATGATGGTCTCAATGAATATTATGTTGCACTTTACCAATATGCTTCAACTGAAACTGGTGATCTTAGTTTTAATCAAGGTGAAGTTATTTTAGTCatcaaaaaagaaggagattgGTGGACAGGATGCATAGGAGACAAAACTGGAATTTTTCCTTCCAATTATGTAGAGAAATGTGATGCACCTACTCAG gATATTCCTTTGTCTACTAATGCTATTGAACAAAATACCACTCTAATTACTAATGCAATAGAAAGTCAAGAAGATAAAACTGTTACCACGACGCAAACGCCATCA CAATTGGAAAAAACTGCAGAACAGCTCGAAGATGAGAGAGCAGCTGCAGAAGATAAAGCAGAATTACCTGACTTCACTGCTATGTCTGCTCAACAG TATCATAAG agaggaagaaagcCTGAAATTGTACAAGTTATTGCACCCTATCAAGCTACTAGTGCTGAACAGTTAGATTTACAAAGAGgacaattaataatgatacgtAAAAAGACGGATAGTGGATGGTGGGAAGGAGAACTTcag GCACgtggaaaaaagagacaaattgGTTGGTTCCCAGCATCTTATGTTAAACCCTTAACTAGTAGCAGTAACAGAAGTACACCTGTTTCTCACGGATATCAAGATTCACCAACGGATCCAAATGTTG AACGTGTTATGGCTCTGTATCCATACCAAGCACAAAATGAAGATGAGTTAACGTTTGAGAAAGGTGATGTTATAACAGTGCTTGCCAAAGATGAAGCAACATGGTGGAAAGGCGAATTGAATGGAGTTTCTGGAGTCTTTCCTAGCAATTATGTCTCTCCAATGT CAAGTAAGCTGACAACTGAACTATTGATGGCAAGGCTTGATCCAATGGAGAGAAAACGTCAAGAGTATATAAAAGAACTTATTACAACTGAACAAGCATATATAGAAGACATGAGGCTAGTACATGAG GTATTTGAGAAACCTCTTATTGAAAGTCTAGTTTTAACTTTAGATGAGGTGGATAAAATCTTTGTAAACTGGAGAGATATTATAGCctgtaatgataattttttaag aactttaagaataagaagagaaaacagTGAAGGTGGAATTGTTAGAATGATTGGCGATATTTTATGTGAAAAT ATACCGAGAATGTCAGCTTATATAAGATTTTGTAGTTGTCAAATATCTGCTGCTGTATATCTTCAACGATTAACAGAAACTTTACCAGAATTTGTTGAAGTTGCACATGCTTGTCAGCAAGATCCAAGGACGAAAGGAATGCCACTTAGTTCATTTTTGATTAAACCTATGCAAAGGATTACCAAATATccacttattattaataaa ATTTTAGAACACACGCCACATGATCATCCAGATAGACAATATCTTCAAGAAGCATTAGCCAAAGCAGAAGAGTTTTGTACACAA gTAAATGAAGGTgtgagggaaaaagaaaatagtgatAGACTAGAATGGTTGCAAAATCATGTCGTATGTGATGGTCTTGAAGAACCACTtgtatttaattctttaaccAATTCACTAGGACcaagaaaattattacattatggTATTCTTCATAAG GCCAAAAGTGGAAAAGAACTTGTTAGTTTTCTAACAaacgattttttattatttgcgcAACCGACGAAATCTTTGCCAAGTGGACAACAATTTTCGTTTGAACGTAACGAACATCAACGATTTAAAATGTATAGGAag CCGATATTTCTTAATGAATTATCATTGCTATCCGATTTAGATACAAGTGGAAGTGGAAGTGGAAGTATAAATGGATTTGAAATCTCAGATAATACATCCAAAACTTTGAGACTTAGAGATTCAAAAAAGCCAATAATATTGGTGGTACCATCCGCGAGTGAATGTTCATTATGGATGAAAAGAATTACAGAAGCACGCAAAACATTTATGGAAAATGAGAAGACTCGTTTACAGAGACAGCGATCTA AGCAGGCGCAATTTGGAGCATGTGGACGCATTCTTGTTACTGTGTTTGAAGGCTCCAACTTAAAAGCACCATCTG gaAAATGTAATACATTCTGCAAAGTTTCAATGGGATCCCAAGAAGAGAGAACTAGTGTTGTTTCAGGGACAGATTGTCCTTTATGGGATACATCTATGCAGTTTCAAGTCAAGGATTTACTCGAAGATACTCTTTGTATTACAGTATTTGATAAAGGCTATTACAGTCCTGATg AATTTTTGGGCCGTGCAGAGATTAAGGTAGTTGATATTATGAGAGACAGTAAAGATTCTTGTGGACCTATTCTACAACGATTCAGGTTACGAGAAGTCGAAAGAGGTgacgttatattaaaattagatCTTCGTTTATTCGGTAGTAGATAA
- the LOC124422235 gene encoding intersectin-1 isoform X7, translating into MANTQTPGMDPWMIQPRERTKYQEQFDSLRPINGIITGEQAKGLLLRSQLPSVVLGQIWALSDTDADGKMDINEFCIACKLITLKLRGFEIPKTLPPSLIQSLKSVSTTGNNAIGLTNGAATIPTQNNIASLVNLGGTGGVSVQPLVGMVPVSTPPARPLIGPPSNGTTGRPATPASPMTLPGIVPSTSTPSTGPPQRPTPPSSIGTNFATATNVPPPPKPAPPSFPNSPVAAMSPAKVLPTAATAIIPPIQSIQQMQPMTTSAIDLLDLDLSEGAPAVAPIAPLNTNPTPIAAFGMGQTMPMQPLCTGMVAPMTGGSTIIPSIAPMATGTGVVVSTSPVVGLPLVSSTTSGVPPVNGTTVHTPVSTCTPLSTTARPPSIDRVGSVDSQHSQHSVGSPQSIEWAVPHQTKLKYTQLFNTWDRTRSGFLSGPQARNIMVQSQLPQSILARIWSLADMDSDGRLGCDEFVLAMHLCDLAKAGEQIPNTLPLELIPPTFRRQRQGSLTQSQGSIESVDPSAGMPQTSFEDKRKENFEKGQAELERRRKALLEIQRKEQEERERKEREEAEKQEKIKMEQERRRQAEIEKQMLRQKEIEQEKEEQRKRAHEQREAARKEMERQRHLEWEKQKSQELQAQRQKEQDVLLKLKAKNQTLTIELGTLNDKVKELSQKICDTRVGVSSVKTTIDGMRSTRDSQLQEMTALKNKLREQNQRLLALSQEKARIEAKNKLNAAQDTAGQEAIKMAFDNKQITLKQMKDKIADLQQQIDAKMSDIENNNGQLEDIKTQMKNLVADCKKLYVTFEDKKTKILELRASIGTGVATDYTTSAWGDSAWGDTGTTINDNDWPVNDTAIITNITEKPNAEVMKYRALYEFVARNQDEISFQPGDIILVPPVQNAEPGWMAGEIRGHTGWFPESYVEPIDSNASTDSTFMQQDSMEKRTLEGIAEVPENVSDAGSLGGEAPTVETIVPTLGLGVVCNIQATALYQYRPTTEQHLSLDKGDAINVIEQQNDWWYGELSNGSKGWFPKSYVKETTTNGKDLIASVDDGLNEYYVALYQYASTETGDLSFNQGEVILVIKKEGDWWTGCIGDKTGIFPSNYVEKCDAPTQDIPLSTNAIEQNTTLITNAIESQEDKTVTTTQTPSQLEKTAEQLEDERAAAEDKAELPDFTAMSAQQYHKRGRKPEIVQVIAPYQATSAEQLDLQRGQLIMIRKKTDSGWWEGELQARGKKRQIGWFPASYVKPLTSSSNRSTPVSHGYQDSPTDPNVERVMALYPYQAQNEDELTFEKGDVITVLAKDEATWWKGELNGVSGVFPSNYVSPMSSKLTTELLMARLDPMERKRQEYIKELITTEQAYIEDMRLVHEVFEKPLIESLVLTLDEVDKIFVNWRDIIACNDNFLRTLRIRRENSEGGIVRMIGDILCENIPRMSAYIRFCSCQISAAVYLQRLTETLPEFVEVAHACQQDPRTKGMPLSSFLIKPMQRITKYPLIINKILEHTPHDHPDRQYLQEALAKAEEFCTQVNEGVREKENSDRLEWLQNHVVCDGLEEPLVFNSLTNSLGPRKLLHYGILHKAKSGKELVSFLTNDFLLFAQPTKSLPSGQQFSFERNEHQRFKMYRKPIFLNELSLLSDLDTSGSGSGSINGFEISDNTSKTLRLRDSKKPIILVVPSASECSLWMKRITEARKTFMENEKTRLQRQRSKQAQFGACGRILVTVFEGSNLKAPSGKCNTFCKVSMGSQEERTSVVSGTDCPLWDTSMQFQVKDLLEDTLCITVFDKGYYSPDEFLGRAEIKVVDIMRDSKDSCGPILQRFRLREVERGDVILKLDLRLFGSR; encoded by the exons ATGGCAAATACTCAAACTCCGG GTATGGATCCCTGGATGATTCAACCAAGAGAACGGACTAAATATCAAGAACAATTTGATTCTTTAAGGCCAATCAATGGGATTATTACTGGGGAACAAGCTAAAGGTCTTCTCTTAAGATCGCAACTTCCTTCTGTTGTTCTTGGACAAATATG ggCACTATCGGATACGGATGCAGATGGAAAGATGGACATAAATGAGTTTTGCATTGCTTGTAAATTGATCACTCTAAAACTACGAGGATTTGAAATTCCTAAAACATTACCTCCATCTCTTATTCAAAGTTTAAAATCTGTTTCCACCA CAGGCAATAATGCAATTGGCTTAACTAATGGTGCAGCTACTATACCAACCCAAAATAACATTGCTTCCCTAGTTAATTTGGGTGGCACTGGAGGTGTATCAGTGCAACCATTAGTCGGCATGGTACCAGTTAGTACTCCTCCGGCACGTCCTTTGATAGGTCCGCCATCCAATGGAACAACAGGACGTCCAGCTACACCTGCATCACCCATGACTTTACCAG GAATCGTGCCTTCCACAAGTACACCAAGCACTGGTCCACCTCAAAGACCAACACCACCTTCTAGTATTG GAACTAATTTTGCAACTGCCACAAATGTTCCACCACCACCAAAGCCAGCACCACCTTCATTTCCAAATAGTCCAGTTGCTGCAATGTCTCCAGCCAAAGTTCTACCGACTGCTGCTACAGCTATTATACCTCCTATTCAATCAATTCAACAAATGCAGCCAATGACGACTTCTGCTATAG attTACTCGATCTTGATTTATCAGAAG GTGCCCCAGCAGTAGCTCCAATTGCACCTTTAAATACGAATCCAACACCAATTGCTGCCTTTGGTATGGGACAAACAATGCCAATGCAACCACTCTGTACTGGCATGGTTGCTCCAATGACAGGAGGGAGTACTATTATACCATCCATTGCTCCAATGGCTACtg GTACAGGTGTTGTTGTATCGACATCTCCAGTTGTAGGTCTGCCATTAGTATCTTCAACAACAAGTGGTGTGCCACCAGTAAATGGTACAACTGTTCATACACCAGTATCCACATGTACACCATTAAGTACAACTGCTAGACCACCAAGTATAGATAGAGTGGGTTCTGTAGATTCTCAGCATAGTCAACATTCAGTTGGATCTCCACAATCTATAGAATGGGCTGTACCTCatcaaacaaaattaaaatatactcAATTATTTAATACCTGGGATAGGACAAGATCTGGATTTTTGTCTGGGCCTCAAGCCAGGAACATAATGGTGCAGTCACAATTACCTCAATCAATACTAGCACGTATAtg gTCATTAGCAGATATGGATTCCGATGGTCGCTTAGGTTGTGACGAATTTGTATTGGCAATGCATTTATGTGATTTAGCTAAAGCAGGTGAACAAATTCCCAATACTCTTCCATTGGAACTTATTCCTCCCACATTTAGACGACAACGTCAAGGTAGCTTGACACAATCACAAGGTTCTATAGAAAGTGTCGATCCATCTGCTGGTATGCCACAG ACTTCATTTGAAGACAAACGAAAGGAGAACTTTGAAAAAGGACAAGCAGAACTAGAACGTAGACGTAAAGCTCTTTTAGAAATTCAGCGAAAAGAACAAGAGGAACGTgaacgaaaagagagggaagaagcagaaaaacaagaaaagattaa aaTGGAGCAAGAAAGACGTCGACAAGCGGAAATTGAGAAACAAATGTTAAGGCAAAAAGAAATCGaacaagaaaaggaagaacaacGAAAACGTGCTCATGAACAGAGAGAAGCTGCAAGAAa agaaaTGGAGAGACAAAGACACTTAGAATGGGAAAAACAGAAATCGCAGGAACTTCAAGCACagagacaaaaagaacaaGATGTTTTACTTAAATTAAAAGCAAAGAACCAAACTTTAACTATAGAGCTTGGAACATTG AATGATAAAGTGAAAGAATTATCGCAAAAGATTTGTGATACTCGGGTTGGTGTCTCAAGTGTAAAAACAACAATCGATGGAATGAGATCAACTCGCGATTCACAATTGCAAGAAATGACagcgttaaaaaataaacttcGTGAACAAAATCAAAGGTTACTAGCACTTAGTCAAGAAAAAGCAAGAATAGAAGCAAAGAATAAACTAAATGCTGCTCAAGATACTGCAGGACAGGAAGCAATAAAAATGGCAttcgataataaacaaataactCTCAAgcaaatgaaagataaaattgcCGATTTGCAACAACAG ATTGATGCTAAAATGTctgatatagaaaataataatggtcaacttgaagatataaaaacgcaaatgaaaaatttagtagcagattgtaaaaaattatacgttACATTTGAGgacaagaaaacaaaaattttagaACTTAGAGCAAGTATTGGAACAGGTGTTGCAACAGATTATACAACATCAGCATGGGGTGACAGTGCTTGGGGCGACACTGGAACTACGATTAATGACAATGATTGGCCTGTCAACGATACCGctattattacgaatataacaGAAAAGCCTAATGCGGAAGTTATGAAATACAGAGCATTATATGAATTTGTAGCAAGGAATCAAGACGAAATATCATTTCAACCTGGTGATATTATTTTG GTACCACCTGTTCAAAATGCAGAACCTGGATGGATGGCTGGTGAAATACGTGGTCATACTGGTTGGTTCCCGGAATCGTATGTCGAACCAATAGATTCTAATGCTAGTACTGACAGCACATTTATGCAGCAGGATAGCATGGAAAAACGAACATTAGA AGGTATTGCTGAAGTTCCCGAAAATGTATCTGATGCAGGATCTCTCGGTGGTGAAGCTCCTACAGTTGAAACTATAGTACCAACCTTAGGATTAGGTGTTGTCTGTAATATACAAGCAACTGCTTTATATCAGTATCGTCCTACTACAGAACAACATCTTTCTTTAGATAAAGGAGATGCTATTAATGTCATTGAGCAACAG aatgATTGGTGGTATGGTGAATTAAGTAATGGAAGTAAAGGTTGGTTCCCTAAATCGTATGTGAAAGAAACTACCACTAATGGTAAAGATCTTATTGCTTCTGTGGATGATGGTCTCAATGAATATTATGTTGCACTTTACCAATATGCTTCAACTGAAACTGGTGATCTTAGTTTTAATCAAGGTGAAGTTATTTTAGTCatcaaaaaagaaggagattgGTGGACAGGATGCATAGGAGACAAAACTGGAATTTTTCCTTCCAATTATGTAGAGAAATGTGATGCACCTACTCAG gATATTCCTTTGTCTACTAATGCTATTGAACAAAATACCACTCTAATTACTAATGCAATAGAAAGTCAAGAAGATAAAACTGTTACCACGACGCAAACGCCATCA CAATTGGAAAAAACTGCAGAACAGCTCGAAGATGAGAGAGCAGCTGCAGAAGATAAAGCAGAATTACCTGACTTCACTGCTATGTCTGCTCAACAG TATCATAAG agaggaagaaagcCTGAAATTGTACAAGTTATTGCACCCTATCAAGCTACTAGTGCTGAACAGTTAGATTTACAAAGAGgacaattaataatgatacgtAAAAAGACGGATAGTGGATGGTGGGAAGGAGAACTTcag GCACgtggaaaaaagagacaaattgGTTGGTTCCCAGCATCTTATGTTAAACCCTTAACTAGTAGCAGTAACAGAAGTACACCTGTTTCTCACGGATATCAAGATTCACCAACGGATCCAAATGTTG AACGTGTTATGGCTCTGTATCCATACCAAGCACAAAATGAAGATGAGTTAACGTTTGAGAAAGGTGATGTTATAACAGTGCTTGCCAAAGATGAAGCAACATGGTGGAAAGGCGAATTGAATGGAGTTTCTGGAGTCTTTCCTAGCAATTATGTCTCTCCAATGT CAAGTAAGCTGACAACTGAACTATTGATGGCAAGGCTTGATCCAATGGAGAGAAAACGTCAAGAGTATATAAAAGAACTTATTACAACTGAACAAGCATATATAGAAGACATGAGGCTAGTACATGAG GTATTTGAGAAACCTCTTATTGAAAGTCTAGTTTTAACTTTAGATGAGGTGGATAAAATCTTTGTAAACTGGAGAGATATTATAGCctgtaatgataattttttaag aactttaagaataagaagagaaaacagTGAAGGTGGAATTGTTAGAATGATTGGCGATATTTTATGTGAAAAT ATACCGAGAATGTCAGCTTATATAAGATTTTGTAGTTGTCAAATATCTGCTGCTGTATATCTTCAACGATTAACAGAAACTTTACCAGAATTTGTTGAAGTTGCACATGCTTGTCAGCAAGATCCAAGGACGAAAGGAATGCCACTTAGTTCATTTTTGATTAAACCTATGCAAAGGATTACCAAATATccacttattattaataaa ATTTTAGAACACACGCCACATGATCATCCAGATAGACAATATCTTCAAGAAGCATTAGCCAAAGCAGAAGAGTTTTGTACACAA gTAAATGAAGGTgtgagggaaaaagaaaatagtgatAGACTAGAATGGTTGCAAAATCATGTCGTATGTGATGGTCTTGAAGAACCACTtgtatttaattctttaaccAATTCACTAGGACcaagaaaattattacattatggTATTCTTCATAAG GCCAAAAGTGGAAAAGAACTTGTTAGTTTTCTAACAaacgattttttattatttgcgcAACCGACGAAATCTTTGCCAAGTGGACAACAATTTTCGTTTGAACGTAACGAACATCAACGATTTAAAATGTATAGGAag CCGATATTTCTTAATGAATTATCATTGCTATCCGATTTAGATACAAGTGGAAGTGGAAGTGGAAGTATAAATGGATTTGAAATCTCAGATAATACATCCAAAACTTTGAGACTTAGAGATTCAAAAAAGCCAATAATATTGGTGGTACCATCCGCGAGTGAATGTTCATTATGGATGAAAAGAATTACAGAAGCACGCAAAACATTTATGGAAAATGAGAAGACTCGTTTACAGAGACAGCGATCTA AGCAGGCGCAATTTGGAGCATGTGGACGCATTCTTGTTACTGTGTTTGAAGGCTCCAACTTAAAAGCACCATCTG gaAAATGTAATACATTCTGCAAAGTTTCAATGGGATCCCAAGAAGAGAGAACTAGTGTTGTTTCAGGGACAGATTGTCCTTTATGGGATACATCTATGCAGTTTCAAGTCAAGGATTTACTCGAAGATACTCTTTGTATTACAGTATTTGATAAAGGCTATTACAGTCCTGATg AATTTTTGGGCCGTGCAGAGATTAAGGTAGTTGATATTATGAGAGACAGTAAAGATTCTTGTGGACCTATTCTACAACGATTCAGGTTACGAGAAGTCGAAAGAGGTgacgttatattaaaattagatCTTCGTTTATTCGGTAGTAGATAA